The following proteins are encoded in a genomic region of Salminus brasiliensis chromosome 17, fSalBra1.hap2, whole genome shotgun sequence:
- the ptprc gene encoding receptor-type tyrosine-protein phosphatase C isoform X9, whose amino-acid sequence MATFPGLRFLLLVLTGLAVCIESSADNASLTSTTQNPNTSVTLLAQTGGNSSGSSPSSTVTTGVASPTHTSASASGIPASTVSKVTSVSPPVSSSSPSVTDTDINTTPPLTTSHQHSFTPTNAVHQTASSPLIITNPPELPTTKTTGIPASTVSKVTSVSPPVSSSSPSVTDTDINTTPPLTTSHQHSFTPTNAVHQTASSPLIITNPPELPTTKTTGIPASTVSKVTSVSPPVSSSSPSVTDTDINTTPPLTTSHQHSFTPTNAVHQTASSPLIITNPPELPTTKTTGIPASTVSKVASVSPPVSSSSPSVTDTDINTTPPLTTSHQHSFTPTNAVHQTASSPLSITNPPELPTTKTTGIPASTVSKVTTVSPPVSSSSPSGIPASTVSKVTSVSPPVSSSSPSDTITSHSASTVSNMNTTLPTLISSTTDKNQSCLYSLTEFVGDKTYAFKVTINTTIQMKFSVEYIDTLENTTAKNDLWKEKMIQIPFKALRPCRNYTVRVTPDCKPSGNHMFATKELNKNDIKKTEVNESGFYLETKWNLSKYFDIMTNESCTLKSLNFDDNCASPIEIYIPPKIPMINFTNMIPTTLEWTNKPEQCTNVTININCSEGQENLLLNKMSVDTIKPFQNYSCSGTFDSNGTQIQTKNFSVFIKCVMEGNVSDVQKNHFSISAKWNLKSPNCPTSKFDAEVTCNSDKGSCTGVGAQMQCNVSNLHHNTPYSCTFMAKYHKAFIYNETHNVTTTCGEPVFSHKPKVHWISHNAFTVTVTVSKWIGPSHVFKAELLIREKIENEKIQNNTNLDFTHTFDNLYYSTNYTLKIYAISEHDACEIMHSSDVHTKYNDKAVLGFLGFLIIITSIALLFVLYKIYLLKRKNSSDEREMDDLLPASTLLPVDPIAADALVEAYKKKIADEGRLFMEEFQSIPRIFSNYTVKEAKKAENQSKNRYVDILPYDYNRVPLSNGGKHDYINASFIEGYKESNKYIAAQGPKEETIGDFWRMIWEQQTSIIVMVTRCEEGNKNKCAQYWPSVERDTELFDDFVVKIKGEENCPDYIIRRLSLMNKKEKTAERDVTHIQFTSWPDHGVPGEPGLLLKLRRRVNSFKNFFSGPIVIHCSAGVGRTGTYIGIDAMIESLEAEGRVDIYGYVVKLRRQRCLMVQVEAQYVLIHTALIEYNQFGETEISLSDFHSVVNTLRQKEGSEPSLLEMEFQKIPKFKNWRTSNTASTEENKKKNRSSVVPYDFNRVLIKLEEDNSNGSDAEDEEDYSSDEEDETPTKYINASYVDGYWCPRNVITAQGPLPDTVADFLQMLYQHRVKTVVMLSDCTENGQEFCSQYWNDEKKDFGEMVVEVKETETFPTYIRRSLEIQHTKRKESHTTQQYHFLKWAGNELPANPHDLIDMMKTIRQNGGYKNSMENRGTPIVVHCNDGSSRSGIACALWNILDSADTEKLVDVFQVTKSLRKERHGMITSLEQYQFLYAALEVAFPVQNGEVKKAAVSPDTVQVINEETALISATAEDQEEAASSQPVEQQADAGASGASGDIGANGITGISGDTGTGGDIGASGDTGAHGASESSEQPEKPPSESATNGPTVTVEV is encoded by the exons GCTCACCCTCATCCACTGTGACCACAGGAGTAgcctcacccacacacacttcagccagTGCATCAG GCATTCCTGCAAGCACTGTGTCCAAAGTGACATCAGTCTCACCCCCAGTCAGCTCATCCAGTCCATCAG tcacagacacagacataaaCACCACTCCTCCACTCACCACCTCGCATCAACACTCATTTACACCAACGAATGCAGTACATCAGACTGCATCATCTCCTTTAATCATTACTAATCCTCCAGAACTACCAACAACTAAAACCACAG GCATTCCTGCAAGCACTGTGTCCAAAGTGACATCAGTCTCACCCCCAGTCAGCTCATCCAGTCCATCAG tcacagacacagacataaaCACCACTCCTCCACTCACCACCTCGCATCAACACTCATTTACACCAACGAATGCAGTACATCAGACTGCATCATCTCCTTTAATCATTACTAATCCTCCAGAACTACCAACAACTAAAACCACAG GCATTCCTGCAAGCACTGTGTCCAAAGTGACATCAGTCTCACCCCCAGTCAGCTCATCCAGTCCATCAG tcacagacacagacataaaCACCACTCCTCCACTCACCACCTCGCATCAACACTCATTTACACCAACGAATGCAGTACATCAGACTGCATCATCTCCTTTAATCATTACTAATCCTCCAGAACTACCAACAACTAAAACCACAG GCATTCCTGCAAGCACTGTGTCCAAAGTGGCATCAGTCTCACCCCCAGTCAGCTCATCCAGTCCATCAG tcacagacacagacataaaCACCACTCCTCCACTCACCACCTCGCATCAACACTCATTTACACCAACGAATGCAGTACATCAGACTGCATCATCTCCTTTAAGCATTACTAATCCTCCAGAACTACCAACAACTAAAACCACAG GCATTCCTGCAAGCACTGTGTCCAAAGTGACAACAGTCTCACCCCCAGTCAGCTCATCCAGTCCATCAG GCATTCCTGCAAGCACTGTGTCCAAAGTGACATCAGTCTCACCCCCAGTCAGCTCATCCAGTCCATCAG ACACAATCACCTCTCACTCTGCAAGCACTGTGTCTAACATGAACACAACCTTACCCACACTCATCTCCAGCACAACAG ATAAAAACCAATCAT GTCTATACAGTCTGACTGAATTTGTTGGAGACAAAACTTATGCATTTAAAGTAACGATTAATACCACCATCCAGATGAAATTTAGTGTTGAGTACATCGATACCTTGGAGAACACCACTGCCAAAAATGATTTATGGAAAGAGAAAATGATCCAGATTCCATTTAAAGCATTAAGGCCTTGCCGCAATTACACTGTCAGGGTTACTCCTGACTGTAAACCCTCTGGAAACCATATGTTTGCAACAAAAGAATTGA ATAAAAATGACATAAAGAAAACAGAAGTCAATGAGAGTGGATTTTACCTTGAGACTAAATGGAATTTGTCAAAATATTTTGATATAATGACAAATGAATCCTGCACTTTAAAGAGCCTGAACTTTGATGATAACTGCGCAAGTCCCATTGAGATCTATATCCCCCCAA AAATACCTATGATCAATTTTACAAATATGATCCCTACCACATTAGAATGGACAAATAAACCAGAACAATGCACTAATGTAACGATTAACATCAATTGCAGTG aaGGACAAGAGAATTTGCTCCTCAATAAAATGTCAGTGGATACAATTAAACCATTCCAGAACTATAGCTGCAGTGGGACATTTGATTCTAATGGTACTCAAATCCAAACTAAAAACTTCTCAGTTTTCATTAAATGTG TTATGGAAGGAAACGTCAGTGATGtacaaaaaaatcattttagcaTAAGTGCTAAATGGAATTTAAAAAGCCCAAATTGCCCCACGTCAAAATTTGATGCTGAAGTCACATGCAATAGTGACAAAG GCAGCTGTACTGGAGTTGGAGCTCAGATGCAGTGTAATGTGTCTAATTTGCATCACAACACACCATACAGTTGCACATTTATGGCAAAATATCACAAAGCTTTTATTTACAATGAAACCCACAATGTAACAACAACGTGTGGAG AACCCGTTTTTTCTCACAAACCAAAAGTACATTGGATATCCCATAATGCTTTTACTGTGACTGTGACAGTTTCCAAATGGATTGGGCCTTCACATGTATTTAAGGCAGAGCTCCTTATAAGAGAAAAAATAGAGaatgaaaaaatacaaaacaacacaaacctAGATTTCACCCACACTTTTGATAACCTCTACTACTCAACTAACTACACATTGAAG ATCTATGCCATAAGTGAACATGATGCCTGCGAAATAATGCATTCTTCAGATGTTCACACTAAAT ACAATGACAAAGCTGTTCTTGGATTTCTGGGGTTCCTCATTATTATCACATCAATCGCACTCCTATTTGTCCTGTACAAAATTTACCTTCTGAAGAGAAAAAATTCAAG TGATGAACGTGAAATGGATGACCTTCTTCCTGCAA GTACCCTGCTGCCAGTGGATCCCATTGCTGCTGATGCGCTGGTTGAGGCCTATAAGAAAAAAATAGCTGATGAAGGGCGTCTGTTCATGGAAGAATTTCAG aGTATTCCACGGATTTTCTCTAATTACACTGTCAAAGAGGCCAAGAAAGCAGAAAACCAGTCTAAGAACCGATATGTCGACATTCTTCCCT ATGACTATAATCGTGTTCCACTCTCTAATGGAGGAAAACATGACTACATTAATGCCAGTTTTATTGAG GGTTACAAGGAGTCCAACAAATATATTGCAGCCCAAG GACCCAAAGAAGAGACTATTGGAGATTTCTGGAGAATGATCTGGGAGCAGCAGACCTCCATCATTGTCATGGTTACTCGCTGTGAGGAAGGAAACAAA AACAAATGTGCTCAGTACTGGCCATCAGTGGAGAGAGATACCGAGCTTTTTGATGATTTTGTTGTGAAGATCAAGGGAGAGGAGAACTGCCCGGATTACATCATTCGCCGACTGAGCTTAATGAAT AAGAAAGAGAAGACCGCAGAAAGAGATGTCACTCATATCCAGTTTACAAGCTGGCCTGACCATGGTGTACCTGGCGAGCCAGGCCTGCTCCTCAAGTTGCGCCGTAGAGTCAACTCCTTTAAAAACTTCTTCAGCGGACCAATCGTTATCCACTGCAG TGCTGGAGTTGGTCGCACAGGCACCTACATCGGCATTGATGCAATGATAGAGAGCTTGGAGGCAGAGGGCCGTGTAGACATTTACGGGTACGTGGTCAAACTTCGGCGTCAAAGGTGCCTCATGGTTCAAGTAGAG GCCCAGTATGTTCTGATCCACACTGCACTGATCGAATATAACCAGTTTGGTGAAACAGAAATTTCACTTTCTGACTTCCACTCAGTGGTCAACACACTTAGACAGAAGGAAGGCAGTGAGCCCAGTTTGCTGGAGATGGAATTTCAG aaAATACCTAAGTTTAAAAACTGGAGGACATCCAACACAGCGTCCACTGAGGAGAATAAGAAGAAAAACCGGTCCTCTGTTGTACCAT ATGATTTCAATAGAGTCCTGATTAAACTGGAGGAAGACAACAGTAATGGAAGTGACGCCGAAGATGAGGAGGATTATTCTTCAGATGAAGAGGATGAAACACCCACCAAATATATCAATGCCTCCTATGTGGAT GGATACTGGTGTCCAAGAAATGTCATTACTGCACAGGGACCTCTcccagacacagttgcagatttccTGCAGATGCTGTACCAGCATCGAGTAAAAACTGTGGTCATGCTCTCCGATTGCACAGAGAACGGGCAG gagttcTGCTCTCAGTACTGGAATGATGAAAAGAAAGACTTTGGcgagatggtggtggaggtcAAAGAGACCGAAACCTTCCCTACATACATTCGACGAAGCCTAGAAATACAGCATACAAAG AGGAAAGAGAGCCACACAACACAGCAGTACCACTTCCTGAAATGGGCGGGGAATGAGCTTCCTGCAAACCCTCACGACTTGATTGACATGATGAAGACCATCAGACAGAATGGCGGCTATAAAAACAGCATGGAGAACAGAGGCACGCCCATTGTTGTGCACTGCAA TGACGGGTCCTCACGTTCTGGAATTGCCTGCGCTCTGTGGAACATTCTGGATAGTGCAGACACGGAGAAACTCGTGGACGTCTTCCAGGTGACCAAAAGCCTGCGCAAGGAGAGGCACGGGATGATCACAAGCCTT GAGCAGTACCAGTTCCTTTACGCAGCTCTGGAAGTGGCTTTCCCTGTGCAGAACGGTGAGGTGAAGAAGGCTGCAGTCTCACCTGACACCGTGCAGGTCATCAACGAAGAGACAGCGCTAATCAGTGCTACTGCTGAAGACCAAGAGGAGGCAGCAAGCAGCCAGCCAGTCGAACAGCAGGCAGACGCTGGGGCTAGTGGGGCCAGCGGGGATATTGGGGCCAATGGGATCACTGGAATCAGCGGGGATACTGGAACCGGCGGGGATATTGGAGCCAGTGGGGATACTGGAGCCCACGGAGCTAGTGAGTCCAGCGAGCAACCAGAGAAACCCCCCAGTGAAAGTGCCACCAATGGTCCTACTGTTACTGTAGAAGTCTAG
- the ptprc gene encoding receptor-type tyrosine-protein phosphatase C isoform X10, producing MATFPGLRFLLLVLTGLAVCIESSADNASLTSTTQNPNTSVTLLAQTGGNSSGSSPSSTVTTGVASPTHTSASASGIPASTVSKVTSVSPPVSSSSPSVTDTDINTTPPLTTSHQHSFTPTNAVHQTASSPLIITNPPELPTTKTTGIPASTVSKVTSVSPPVSSSSPSVTDTDINTTPPLTTSHQHSFTPTNAVHQTASSPLIITNPPELPTTKTTGIPASTVSKVTSVSPPVSSSSPSVTDTDINTTPPLTTSHQHSFTPTNAVHQTASSPLIITNPPELPTTKTTGIPASTVSKVASVSPPVSSSSPSGIPASTVSKVTTVSPPVSSSSPSVTDTDINTTPPLTTSHQHSFTPTNAVHQTASSPLSITNPPELPTTKTTGIPASTVSKVTSVSPPVSSSSPSDTITSHSASTVSNMNTTLPTLISSTTDKNQSCLYSLTEFVGDKTYAFKVTINTTIQMKFSVEYIDTLENTTAKNDLWKEKMIQIPFKALRPCRNYTVRVTPDCKPSGNHMFATKELNKNDIKKTEVNESGFYLETKWNLSKYFDIMTNESCTLKSLNFDDNCASPIEIYIPPKIPMINFTNMIPTTLEWTNKPEQCTNVTININCSEGQENLLLNKMSVDTIKPFQNYSCSGTFDSNGTQIQTKNFSVFIKCVMEGNVSDVQKNHFSISAKWNLKSPNCPTSKFDAEVTCNSDKGSCTGVGAQMQCNVSNLHHNTPYSCTFMAKYHKAFIYNETHNVTTTCGEPVFSHKPKVHWISHNAFTVTVTVSKWIGPSHVFKAELLIREKIENEKIQNNTNLDFTHTFDNLYYSTNYTLKIYAISEHDACEIMHSSDVHTKYNDKAVLGFLGFLIIITSIALLFVLYKIYLLKRKNSSDEREMDDLLPASTLLPVDPIAADALVEAYKKKIADEGRLFMEEFQSIPRIFSNYTVKEAKKAENQSKNRYVDILPYDYNRVPLSNGGKHDYINASFIEGYKESNKYIAAQGPKEETIGDFWRMIWEQQTSIIVMVTRCEEGNKNKCAQYWPSVERDTELFDDFVVKIKGEENCPDYIIRRLSLMNKKEKTAERDVTHIQFTSWPDHGVPGEPGLLLKLRRRVNSFKNFFSGPIVIHCSAGVGRTGTYIGIDAMIESLEAEGRVDIYGYVVKLRRQRCLMVQVEAQYVLIHTALIEYNQFGETEISLSDFHSVVNTLRQKEGSEPSLLEMEFQKIPKFKNWRTSNTASTEENKKKNRSSVVPYDFNRVLIKLEEDNSNGSDAEDEEDYSSDEEDETPTKYINASYVDGYWCPRNVITAQGPLPDTVADFLQMLYQHRVKTVVMLSDCTENGQEFCSQYWNDEKKDFGEMVVEVKETETFPTYIRRSLEIQHTKRKESHTTQQYHFLKWAGNELPANPHDLIDMMKTIRQNGGYKNSMENRGTPIVVHCNDGSSRSGIACALWNILDSADTEKLVDVFQVTKSLRKERHGMITSLEQYQFLYAALEVAFPVQNGEVKKAAVSPDTVQVINEETALISATAEDQEEAASSQPVEQQADAGASGASGDIGANGITGISGDTGTGGDIGASGDTGAHGASESSEQPEKPPSESATNGPTVTVEV from the exons GCTCACCCTCATCCACTGTGACCACAGGAGTAgcctcacccacacacacttcagccagTGCATCAG GCATTCCTGCAAGCACTGTGTCCAAAGTGACATCAGTCTCACCCCCAGTCAGCTCATCCAGTCCATCAG tcacagacacagacataaaCACCACTCCTCCACTCACCACCTCGCATCAACACTCATTTACACCAACGAATGCAGTACATCAGACTGCATCATCTCCTTTAATCATTACTAATCCTCCAGAACTACCAACAACTAAAACCACAG GCATTCCTGCAAGCACTGTGTCCAAAGTGACATCAGTCTCACCCCCAGTCAGCTCATCCAGTCCATCAG tcacagacacagacataaaCACCACTCCTCCACTCACCACCTCGCATCAACACTCATTTACACCAACGAATGCAGTACATCAGACTGCATCATCTCCTTTAATCATTACTAATCCTCCAGAACTACCAACAACTAAAACCACAG GCATTCCTGCAAGCACTGTGTCCAAAGTGACATCAGTCTCACCCCCAGTCAGCTCATCCAGTCCATCAG tcacagacacagacataaaCACCACTCCTCCACTCACCACCTCGCATCAACACTCATTTACACCAACGAATGCAGTACATCAGACTGCATCATCTCCTTTAATCATTACTAATCCTCCAGAACTACCAACAACTAAAACCACAG GCATTCCTGCAAGCACTGTGTCCAAAGTGGCATCAGTCTCACCCCCAGTCAGCTCATCCAGTCCATCAG GCATTCCTGCAAGCACTGTGTCCAAAGTGACAACAGTCTCACCCCCAGTCAGCTCATCCAGTCCATCAG tcacagacacagacataaaCACCACTCCTCCACTCACCACCTCGCATCAACACTCATTTACACCAACGAATGCAGTACATCAGACTGCATCATCTCCTTTAAGCATTACTAATCCTCCAGAACTACCAACAACTAAAACCACAG GCATTCCTGCAAGCACTGTGTCCAAAGTGACATCAGTCTCACCCCCAGTCAGCTCATCCAGTCCATCAG ACACAATCACCTCTCACTCTGCAAGCACTGTGTCTAACATGAACACAACCTTACCCACACTCATCTCCAGCACAACAG ATAAAAACCAATCAT GTCTATACAGTCTGACTGAATTTGTTGGAGACAAAACTTATGCATTTAAAGTAACGATTAATACCACCATCCAGATGAAATTTAGTGTTGAGTACATCGATACCTTGGAGAACACCACTGCCAAAAATGATTTATGGAAAGAGAAAATGATCCAGATTCCATTTAAAGCATTAAGGCCTTGCCGCAATTACACTGTCAGGGTTACTCCTGACTGTAAACCCTCTGGAAACCATATGTTTGCAACAAAAGAATTGA ATAAAAATGACATAAAGAAAACAGAAGTCAATGAGAGTGGATTTTACCTTGAGACTAAATGGAATTTGTCAAAATATTTTGATATAATGACAAATGAATCCTGCACTTTAAAGAGCCTGAACTTTGATGATAACTGCGCAAGTCCCATTGAGATCTATATCCCCCCAA AAATACCTATGATCAATTTTACAAATATGATCCCTACCACATTAGAATGGACAAATAAACCAGAACAATGCACTAATGTAACGATTAACATCAATTGCAGTG aaGGACAAGAGAATTTGCTCCTCAATAAAATGTCAGTGGATACAATTAAACCATTCCAGAACTATAGCTGCAGTGGGACATTTGATTCTAATGGTACTCAAATCCAAACTAAAAACTTCTCAGTTTTCATTAAATGTG TTATGGAAGGAAACGTCAGTGATGtacaaaaaaatcattttagcaTAAGTGCTAAATGGAATTTAAAAAGCCCAAATTGCCCCACGTCAAAATTTGATGCTGAAGTCACATGCAATAGTGACAAAG GCAGCTGTACTGGAGTTGGAGCTCAGATGCAGTGTAATGTGTCTAATTTGCATCACAACACACCATACAGTTGCACATTTATGGCAAAATATCACAAAGCTTTTATTTACAATGAAACCCACAATGTAACAACAACGTGTGGAG AACCCGTTTTTTCTCACAAACCAAAAGTACATTGGATATCCCATAATGCTTTTACTGTGACTGTGACAGTTTCCAAATGGATTGGGCCTTCACATGTATTTAAGGCAGAGCTCCTTATAAGAGAAAAAATAGAGaatgaaaaaatacaaaacaacacaaacctAGATTTCACCCACACTTTTGATAACCTCTACTACTCAACTAACTACACATTGAAG ATCTATGCCATAAGTGAACATGATGCCTGCGAAATAATGCATTCTTCAGATGTTCACACTAAAT ACAATGACAAAGCTGTTCTTGGATTTCTGGGGTTCCTCATTATTATCACATCAATCGCACTCCTATTTGTCCTGTACAAAATTTACCTTCTGAAGAGAAAAAATTCAAG TGATGAACGTGAAATGGATGACCTTCTTCCTGCAA GTACCCTGCTGCCAGTGGATCCCATTGCTGCTGATGCGCTGGTTGAGGCCTATAAGAAAAAAATAGCTGATGAAGGGCGTCTGTTCATGGAAGAATTTCAG aGTATTCCACGGATTTTCTCTAATTACACTGTCAAAGAGGCCAAGAAAGCAGAAAACCAGTCTAAGAACCGATATGTCGACATTCTTCCCT ATGACTATAATCGTGTTCCACTCTCTAATGGAGGAAAACATGACTACATTAATGCCAGTTTTATTGAG GGTTACAAGGAGTCCAACAAATATATTGCAGCCCAAG GACCCAAAGAAGAGACTATTGGAGATTTCTGGAGAATGATCTGGGAGCAGCAGACCTCCATCATTGTCATGGTTACTCGCTGTGAGGAAGGAAACAAA AACAAATGTGCTCAGTACTGGCCATCAGTGGAGAGAGATACCGAGCTTTTTGATGATTTTGTTGTGAAGATCAAGGGAGAGGAGAACTGCCCGGATTACATCATTCGCCGACTGAGCTTAATGAAT AAGAAAGAGAAGACCGCAGAAAGAGATGTCACTCATATCCAGTTTACAAGCTGGCCTGACCATGGTGTACCTGGCGAGCCAGGCCTGCTCCTCAAGTTGCGCCGTAGAGTCAACTCCTTTAAAAACTTCTTCAGCGGACCAATCGTTATCCACTGCAG TGCTGGAGTTGGTCGCACAGGCACCTACATCGGCATTGATGCAATGATAGAGAGCTTGGAGGCAGAGGGCCGTGTAGACATTTACGGGTACGTGGTCAAACTTCGGCGTCAAAGGTGCCTCATGGTTCAAGTAGAG GCCCAGTATGTTCTGATCCACACTGCACTGATCGAATATAACCAGTTTGGTGAAACAGAAATTTCACTTTCTGACTTCCACTCAGTGGTCAACACACTTAGACAGAAGGAAGGCAGTGAGCCCAGTTTGCTGGAGATGGAATTTCAG aaAATACCTAAGTTTAAAAACTGGAGGACATCCAACACAGCGTCCACTGAGGAGAATAAGAAGAAAAACCGGTCCTCTGTTGTACCAT ATGATTTCAATAGAGTCCTGATTAAACTGGAGGAAGACAACAGTAATGGAAGTGACGCCGAAGATGAGGAGGATTATTCTTCAGATGAAGAGGATGAAACACCCACCAAATATATCAATGCCTCCTATGTGGAT GGATACTGGTGTCCAAGAAATGTCATTACTGCACAGGGACCTCTcccagacacagttgcagatttccTGCAGATGCTGTACCAGCATCGAGTAAAAACTGTGGTCATGCTCTCCGATTGCACAGAGAACGGGCAG gagttcTGCTCTCAGTACTGGAATGATGAAAAGAAAGACTTTGGcgagatggtggtggaggtcAAAGAGACCGAAACCTTCCCTACATACATTCGACGAAGCCTAGAAATACAGCATACAAAG AGGAAAGAGAGCCACACAACACAGCAGTACCACTTCCTGAAATGGGCGGGGAATGAGCTTCCTGCAAACCCTCACGACTTGATTGACATGATGAAGACCATCAGACAGAATGGCGGCTATAAAAACAGCATGGAGAACAGAGGCACGCCCATTGTTGTGCACTGCAA TGACGGGTCCTCACGTTCTGGAATTGCCTGCGCTCTGTGGAACATTCTGGATAGTGCAGACACGGAGAAACTCGTGGACGTCTTCCAGGTGACCAAAAGCCTGCGCAAGGAGAGGCACGGGATGATCACAAGCCTT GAGCAGTACCAGTTCCTTTACGCAGCTCTGGAAGTGGCTTTCCCTGTGCAGAACGGTGAGGTGAAGAAGGCTGCAGTCTCACCTGACACCGTGCAGGTCATCAACGAAGAGACAGCGCTAATCAGTGCTACTGCTGAAGACCAAGAGGAGGCAGCAAGCAGCCAGCCAGTCGAACAGCAGGCAGACGCTGGGGCTAGTGGGGCCAGCGGGGATATTGGGGCCAATGGGATCACTGGAATCAGCGGGGATACTGGAACCGGCGGGGATATTGGAGCCAGTGGGGATACTGGAGCCCACGGAGCTAGTGAGTCCAGCGAGCAACCAGAGAAACCCCCCAGTGAAAGTGCCACCAATGGTCCTACTGTTACTGTAGAAGTCTAG